The following coding sequences lie in one Vibrio sp. BS-M-Sm-2 genomic window:
- the pstB gene encoding phosphate ABC transporter ATP-binding protein PstB: MFSINETLGYQAPLDVHNLKDEQVAISIEGLNLYYKESQALDDISMQIPKGQVTAFIGPSGCGKSTLLRCINRMNDLVEGCKVSGKVKLHGKNIYHPEVDVATLRRRVGMVFQRPNPFPKSIYENVVYGLRLQGVSNSRDLDDAVERSLRAAALWDEVKDRLHENAFGLSGGQQQRLVIARAVAIEPEVLLLDEPTSALDPISTLTIEELINDLKTQYTVVIVTHNMQQAARVSDHTAFIHMGKLIEYSDTDSIFTSPLKNQTEDYITGRYG, translated from the coding sequence ATGTTCTCGATTAATGAAACCTTGGGTTACCAAGCACCACTAGATGTTCATAACCTGAAGGATGAGCAAGTTGCTATCTCAATTGAGGGGCTAAATCTTTATTATAAAGAGAGCCAAGCACTCGATGATATTTCAATGCAAATTCCGAAGGGGCAAGTGACGGCTTTTATTGGCCCATCAGGGTGTGGTAAATCGACCTTGCTGCGCTGCATTAATCGCATGAATGACTTAGTTGAAGGGTGTAAGGTTTCTGGGAAAGTGAAGCTTCATGGCAAGAATATCTATCACCCTGAGGTGGATGTTGCGACCTTACGGCGTCGTGTTGGTATGGTATTCCAGCGCCCGAACCCTTTCCCTAAATCTATCTATGAGAATGTAGTTTATGGTTTGAGGCTGCAAGGTGTTAGCAACAGCCGAGACCTTGATGATGCGGTTGAGCGCTCTCTTCGTGCTGCAGCGCTATGGGATGAAGTGAAAGATCGACTGCATGAGAACGCCTTTGGCTTATCTGGCGGCCAACAGCAGCGTTTGGTTATTGCTCGTGCGGTCGCGATTGAGCCTGAAGTACTCTTGTTGGACGAACCGACATCTGCACTCGATCCGATTTCTACTTTGACGATTGAAGAGCTGATCAACGATCTCAAAACACAATACACAGTGGTGATTGTCACCCACAACATGCAACAAGCCGCGCGTGTGAGTGATCATACTGCCTTTATTCATATGGGAAAATTGATCGAGTACTCAGATACGGACTCAATTTTTACGTCTCCATTGAAAAATCAGACGGAAGACTACATTACTGGTAGATATGGCTAA
- the pstA gene encoding phosphate ABC transporter permease PstA: protein MNKFKSLILWFRSGSPWIWLTGGAVSISMLSVLGLMLLIGWKGLTYFWPAPLYQWQVDSKDLSLVVDLDETVSKQDLLIGQLYERKYIPIEQVPQVHDLLSPQNLSTGLIQRLSIKVANRELYSADFVSILDVNLREPTTPLDWVVIERSRGGYFFGKPVGFKTASGTFDSNIDQKLEQGLAFADTLRKETSRVVNQEIRNISWQLENLRLEKRKLELNESVSDEYLKTYTQTRLELNRQLGEAEAKLEHLRTQLNVESLLVEDMTGKVVEISLSHILDYWYPNNMSYLEKVGHWGKQVWKFLSENPRDSNSEGGVFPAIFGTVLLVILMSIVVMPLGVVAAIYLHEYAKNNALTRLIRIAVINLAGVPSIVYGVFGLGFFVYTIGGSIDTLFYAERLPAPTFGTPGLLWSALTLAVLTLPVVIVTTEEGLTRIPSSVRHGSLALGATQFETLWRIVLPMASPAIITGLILAIARAAGEVAPLMLVGVVKLASSLPVDGQFPYLHLDRKFMHLGFHIYDVGFQTSNIEAARPLVYATSFLLVTVIVGLNLTAINIRNNLREKYRTLGQD from the coding sequence ATGAATAAATTTAAGTCATTAATACTTTGGTTTAGATCGGGCTCTCCGTGGATATGGCTAACGGGTGGGGCGGTGAGCATCAGTATGCTTTCTGTCCTTGGTCTCATGCTGTTGATTGGCTGGAAGGGCCTAACCTATTTTTGGCCAGCTCCTTTATACCAATGGCAAGTTGATTCCAAAGACTTATCGTTAGTGGTCGACCTTGACGAAACCGTATCAAAACAAGATTTATTGATTGGTCAGTTATATGAACGAAAGTACATTCCGATAGAGCAAGTTCCACAAGTCCATGACCTTCTGTCGCCTCAAAATTTGTCGACAGGGCTAATACAGCGCTTAAGCATCAAAGTCGCGAACAGAGAGCTGTACTCTGCGGACTTTGTTTCGATTCTGGATGTTAACTTACGTGAACCAACCACTCCACTTGATTGGGTTGTGATTGAACGAAGTCGAGGTGGTTATTTCTTTGGTAAGCCAGTGGGTTTTAAAACCGCTTCTGGCACATTTGATTCGAACATAGACCAAAAGCTCGAACAAGGTTTAGCGTTTGCCGATACGTTACGTAAAGAAACGTCGCGTGTTGTAAATCAAGAAATTCGCAATATCAGCTGGCAATTGGAAAACTTGCGTTTAGAAAAGCGTAAGCTTGAACTTAATGAATCAGTGAGCGATGAATATCTTAAAACCTATACTCAAACTAGACTGGAATTAAACCGCCAATTAGGTGAGGCTGAAGCAAAGCTCGAGCACTTGAGAACGCAGCTTAATGTAGAAAGCTTACTCGTTGAGGATATGACAGGAAAAGTGGTTGAAATTTCGCTCAGTCACATTCTGGATTATTGGTACCCGAATAATATGTCCTATCTTGAAAAGGTTGGGCATTGGGGCAAACAAGTTTGGAAGTTCTTATCTGAGAACCCACGAGACTCAAACTCTGAAGGCGGTGTGTTTCCTGCGATTTTCGGCACCGTGTTGCTGGTTATTCTTATGTCGATCGTAGTGATGCCTCTTGGCGTAGTTGCTGCAATATATCTTCATGAATATGCAAAAAACAATGCCCTGACGCGCTTGATTCGTATTGCCGTGATTAACTTGGCGGGTGTCCCTTCGATTGTATACGGCGTTTTTGGTTTAGGCTTTTTTGTATATACCATTGGTGGCTCGATTGACACGCTGTTTTATGCTGAGCGATTACCTGCTCCGACATTTGGTACCCCAGGCCTATTATGGTCTGCTCTAACCTTAGCGGTATTGACGCTTCCAGTAGTTATCGTAACCACCGAAGAGGGCCTAACGCGGATTCCTAGCTCTGTGAGGCACGGTTCATTAGCGCTAGGTGCGACTCAATTTGAGACGCTTTGGCGTATTGTTTTACCGATGGCAAGTCCTGCTATTATCACGGGTTTAATTTTGGCAATCGCGAGAGCCGCAGGGGAAGTGGCTCCACTAATGCTGGTGGGTGTTGTGAAATTAGCTTCAAGCTTGCCAGTAGATGGTCAGTTTCCATATCTACATTTAGACAGAAAGTTCATGCATTTAGGCTTTCATATCTATGATGTTGGGTTTCAAACCTCTAATATCGAAGCAGCACGACCTTTAGTGTATGCCACTTCATTTTTATTGGTTACGGTGATTGTTGGATTGAATTTAACAGCCATCAATATCCGTAATAACTTGCGTGAAAAATACCGAACCTTAGGACAAGATTAA
- a CDS encoding ABC transporter permease subunit: protein MASAQFSLKERDKKRWLKDRLVRFSVTCGAVSVLAALVLIFVYLAMVILPVFSDTGLDTDQAVKTVAVEKPIVLSVDEYGQHAFTIEKSGLVQFWDLEAQNTHSYFERNVVANPVAFSRNTPSENWFAFADSASNLTLFYPEYSAPVLKKGSEAEPKIEQIDLPEPFLNDESSNGATIDKFAFSKNGRGITVAAQLSDQRVLVKWYQSDLTGQYVFQQSQWLSDKLGLQQQLLVTPDGQTLYLRAQSDLVVLKLSDNGFGVREVIDLSLNDAKHSVKSIDLLSGAYSLLVTHEDGQVSQWFDVLKDEKRSLTHIRDFQLAEQVQFILPDTYRKGFYSFYKNGTLQSHYTTSEKLSLFERAFDKSPQLAAMSANELHLATLIDGTISVAKVDNEYPQISFSSLWQKVWYESYPEPQYVWQSTSANDDFEEKFSLVPITFGTIKAALFAMMFAVPVAVLGAIYTAYFMSPRMRRVVKPSIELMEALPTVIIGFLAGLWFAPIVETHLTAVFSLIVLLPLSTLFTGLVWYCLPKIVTSRFSNGWHALILIPVLMITVVAVFAGGNSIEALLFGGDIRTFLASYGIDFDQRNALVVGFAMGFAVIPTIFTIAEDAIFSVPKHLSDGSLALGATAWQTLIYVVLLTASPGIFSAIMMGLGRAVGETMIVLMATGNTPILDWNILEGMRTLSATIAVELPESEVGGSHFRLLFLAALLLFIFTFAVNSVAEWVRQRLRDKYRAL, encoded by the coding sequence ATGGCTTCAGCCCAATTTTCATTGAAAGAGCGCGACAAAAAAAGATGGTTGAAAGATCGTCTCGTCCGTTTTTCGGTGACATGTGGTGCGGTCAGTGTTCTCGCTGCTCTGGTATTGATCTTTGTTTACTTGGCGATGGTCATTTTACCTGTGTTTTCTGACACTGGTTTAGATACTGACCAAGCCGTGAAGACCGTTGCCGTAGAAAAGCCTATCGTCTTATCAGTTGACGAATATGGTCAGCATGCATTTACTATCGAAAAATCCGGTTTGGTACAGTTTTGGGATTTAGAGGCCCAAAATACACACTCTTACTTTGAGCGTAATGTTGTAGCCAACCCAGTCGCCTTTTCTCGAAATACCCCATCTGAAAACTGGTTTGCTTTTGCCGACAGCGCTAGCAACCTTACTCTTTTCTATCCTGAGTATAGTGCGCCTGTGCTGAAAAAGGGCAGCGAAGCCGAACCTAAAATTGAGCAAATCGATCTCCCTGAACCATTTTTAAATGATGAATCCTCAAACGGGGCAACGATCGACAAATTTGCGTTCTCAAAAAATGGACGCGGTATTACGGTTGCTGCTCAGTTAAGTGACCAGCGAGTCTTGGTTAAGTGGTATCAGAGCGACCTTACTGGTCAGTATGTTTTTCAGCAGAGCCAATGGCTGTCGGATAAATTGGGCTTGCAGCAGCAACTGCTCGTCACACCTGATGGGCAAACTTTATATCTCCGAGCACAATCGGATTTGGTTGTTTTAAAACTATCAGATAACGGCTTTGGTGTTCGTGAAGTGATTGACCTTAGCTTAAACGATGCGAAGCATTCCGTAAAAAGCATCGATTTACTGTCTGGGGCATACTCGTTGTTGGTCACGCATGAGGACGGACAGGTTTCTCAGTGGTTCGATGTACTCAAAGATGAAAAGCGTAGTCTGACCCATATTCGAGATTTCCAACTTGCCGAACAAGTGCAATTTATCCTGCCCGATACTTATAGAAAGGGCTTTTACAGCTTCTATAAAAACGGCACATTACAAAGCCATTATACAACCAGTGAAAAGCTGTCGTTGTTTGAACGAGCGTTTGATAAGTCACCACAATTAGCCGCTATGTCTGCCAATGAACTGCATCTGGCGACGTTGATTGATGGCACTATCAGTGTGGCTAAAGTCGACAATGAATACCCACAAATATCATTCTCATCACTTTGGCAAAAGGTCTGGTATGAAAGTTACCCTGAGCCACAATACGTTTGGCAATCAACGTCGGCGAACGATGACTTTGAAGAGAAATTCAGTTTAGTACCTATCACGTTCGGTACCATTAAGGCCGCTCTGTTTGCGATGATGTTTGCCGTGCCGGTTGCTGTGCTCGGAGCCATTTACACTGCCTACTTCATGTCTCCACGAATGCGAAGAGTGGTTAAGCCTTCGATAGAGCTGATGGAAGCACTTCCGACCGTGATCATCGGATTTTTGGCCGGGCTTTGGTTTGCACCAATTGTTGAAACGCATTTAACTGCAGTCTTCTCATTAATAGTTTTATTACCACTAAGCACATTATTTACGGGGCTTGTTTGGTACTGCTTACCTAAAATAGTGACGAGTCGCTTCTCTAATGGCTGGCATGCTTTAATATTGATACCGGTATTGATGATTACAGTGGTCGCTGTGTTTGCTGGTGGAAACAGCATCGAAGCCTTGTTGTTTGGTGGTGATATTCGTACTTTTTTGGCTAGTTATGGCATCGATTTTGATCAACGTAATGCGCTGGTGGTTGGCTTTGCTATGGGCTTTGCGGTTATCCCGACAATCTTCACTATCGCCGAAGACGCTATTTTCTCTGTACCTAAACACCTATCAGATGGTTCATTGGCGTTGGGCGCAACAGCGTGGCAAACCCTTATTTATGTAGTGTTATTGACGGCTAGTCCGGGTATCTTTTCAGCCATCATGATGGGGTTAGGACGAGCGGTTGGCGAAACAATGATCGTCTTGATGGCTACAGGTAACACACCTATTCTCGATTGGAATATTTTGGAAGGGATGAGAACGCTATCAGCAACGATTGCAGTTGAACTGCCTGAATCAGAAGTTGGCGGTTCTCACTTCCGCTTATTGTTCTTAGCAGCATTGTTGCTGTTTATTTTCACGTTTGCGGTGAACTCAGTTGCAGAGTGGGTTAGACAAAGACTGAGAGATAAATATCGTGCGCTGTAG
- the ppk1 gene encoding polyphosphate kinase 1, producing MEKDYVTKELSWLSFNERVLQEAADKSVPLIERVRFLGIYSKNLDEFYKVRFADVKRKILLQDPQLLSNSPKTLLTKMQSKASKLDAQFHDLYNDLLLELARNRIFLVNEQQISEEQSDWIKKYFKKKVLPHLTPFLLNEDSQLLNILKDEQSYLAIDIGHEASSQYVLLEIPSEELPRFVKLPEASGSQRMTLILLDNIVRFCLGDLLKGFFEYDSLRCFAIKMTRDADYDLQEDNENNLLESMSLGLEQRLTALPIRLIYESEMPAEMLNFLQIRLKLSDYDSVIAGGRYHNFKHFSEFPSLNRRDLVNRPLPAIKCAHFNHYPNYFEAIKARDILLHYPYHTFNHITELVRQASFDPKVTSIKINVYRVAEGSKLLSSIIDAAHNGKKVTVVVELQARFDEQANIQWTKKLQEAGVKVIHGIPSLKIHSKLLLIKRKEGKHTEYYTHIGTGNFHEVTARVYTDFSLLTANEDLTQEVRQVFKYIENPYQKSQFKQLIVSPKNTRKRLYQLIDNEIQNSIEGKPASITLKLNNLVDREIIEKLYQASQANVKVRMVIRGMCSLVPSIPNISDHIEIVSVVDRFLEHPRVMIFSNAGKPKVYISSADWMTRNFDHRIEVAAPILDPKIKQTIIDITEFHFDDSNKARVLDQSMSNPYIQPPANPLDYPTSQLSTYHYIKRMEKLARKKYKQEKKSCR from the coding sequence ATGGAAAAAGACTATGTCACAAAAGAACTTAGCTGGTTATCGTTCAACGAAAGAGTGCTCCAAGAAGCGGCAGACAAGTCAGTACCATTAATCGAAAGAGTTCGTTTTTTAGGTATTTACTCGAAAAACCTCGATGAGTTTTACAAAGTTCGATTTGCTGATGTGAAGCGAAAGATCTTACTTCAAGATCCACAGCTACTCTCCAACTCGCCGAAAACTTTACTGACTAAAATGCAGAGTAAAGCGAGCAAGCTCGATGCTCAATTCCATGACCTGTATAACGACCTATTGTTGGAACTAGCGCGCAATCGTATTTTTCTGGTCAACGAACAGCAAATCAGCGAAGAGCAAAGTGACTGGATCAAAAAGTACTTTAAGAAAAAAGTGCTACCACACTTAACTCCGTTTCTCTTGAACGAAGATAGCCAGTTACTCAATATTCTCAAAGACGAACAAAGCTACTTAGCCATCGACATCGGGCATGAGGCATCTTCTCAATATGTCTTACTCGAAATCCCATCAGAGGAACTCCCTCGATTTGTAAAGCTACCGGAAGCTTCGGGTTCGCAGCGTATGACTTTGATCTTGTTAGATAATATAGTTCGATTTTGTTTGGGTGACTTGCTTAAAGGATTCTTTGAGTATGACTCATTGCGTTGTTTTGCGATAAAAATGACGCGTGATGCCGATTATGACCTTCAAGAGGACAATGAAAATAACCTATTAGAATCGATGTCTTTAGGTTTAGAACAGCGCTTAACGGCACTGCCGATACGTCTGATCTATGAATCAGAAATGCCAGCTGAAATGCTCAACTTCTTACAAATCAGGCTTAAATTGTCTGACTATGATAGTGTCATTGCTGGTGGTCGTTATCATAATTTCAAACATTTCTCTGAGTTCCCAAGCCTTAACCGACGTGATTTAGTTAATCGCCCACTACCCGCGATTAAGTGCGCGCATTTCAACCACTACCCAAACTATTTCGAAGCAATCAAAGCGCGTGACATCTTACTCCATTACCCTTATCACACCTTTAATCACATCACTGAACTTGTTAGGCAGGCTTCCTTTGATCCCAAGGTAACCTCCATCAAAATAAATGTTTACCGTGTTGCGGAAGGCTCAAAACTCCTCAGCTCGATCATCGACGCTGCGCACAATGGTAAAAAGGTCACCGTGGTTGTCGAGCTGCAAGCCCGCTTTGACGAGCAAGCCAATATTCAATGGACCAAGAAACTTCAAGAAGCGGGTGTAAAAGTCATCCATGGCATCCCGAGCTTAAAAATTCACTCCAAGCTGCTGCTCATTAAACGAAAAGAAGGCAAGCATACAGAGTATTATACCCATATTGGCACCGGTAACTTTCATGAAGTTACAGCGCGCGTGTATACCGATTTTTCTCTGCTCACTGCGAATGAAGATTTGACTCAAGAGGTGAGACAAGTCTTTAAATATATTGAAAACCCTTATCAAAAGTCACAGTTCAAACAACTGATTGTGTCACCAAAGAATACAAGAAAACGCCTCTACCAGTTGATAGATAATGAAATACAAAATTCGATAGAAGGTAAGCCCGCAAGCATCACTCTAAAACTCAACAACTTGGTTGATCGAGAGATCATTGAAAAACTCTATCAGGCCAGCCAAGCCAATGTAAAAGTGAGAATGGTCATTCGCGGCATGTGCTCTCTTGTCCCTAGCATACCCAACATCAGTGACCATATTGAGATTGTCAGTGTGGTCGATCGTTTTCTCGAACACCCGAGAGTGATGATATTTAGTAACGCTGGAAAGCCGAAAGTCTATATCTCCTCTGCTGACTGGATGACACGAAACTTTGATCACCGCATCGAAGTTGCAGCCCCAATTTTAGATCCAAAGATCAAGCAAACCATTATCGATATCACCGAGTTTCATTTCGATGACAGTAACAAAGCTCGAGTGTTAGACCAATCGATGAGCAACCCTTACATACAACCACCAGCTAACCCACTTGATTACCCGACGTCACAACTCTCCACTTACCACTATATTAAACGTATGGAGAAACTTGCTCGCAAGAAGTACAAACAAGAGAAGAAATCATGCCGCTAA
- the ppx gene encoding exopolyphosphatase — MPLIDNRHSRCIAAIDLGSNSFHMVVARVFDQHLQLVSRHKQKVRLGNGLDERNFLSESAIERGLECLKVFAERLADFELDDVRVVATHTLRKAKNAKDFLEQAKPLFPFPIEIISGQEEARIIYNGVEHTQTASESKLVIDIGGGSTELVAGQGFTPLIMRSLPMGCVSFTQRFFADGGLTSKHFSDANTAATRLLMPLIEEYTKAPWEIAFGSSGTAKSIKEVLIGLGFTDGLITPQRLSYLKNHLCEFSSSKTLNLSGLSDERKPVFAAGVTILSAAMDTLDIKELHVSDGALREGVLYDMEDRFKDIGVRTRTAETLISRYHVDVIHGKKVKELALSLLKQIQPQVTTAVTNELYDLLSWAALLHEVGQSIAFQDYHRHSAYLLKHTTMPGFNTEQQRLISTLVRYQRKALKLQDLPELSLFTLQQITLLIRVLRLAILLNRQRNQAQAPDVSLTIKQQDNWELKGSNSDWLAHNQLLDCELREEQRRWQNAGWLLKLK; from the coding sequence ATGCCGCTAATTGATAACAGACATTCTCGATGTATTGCCGCTATAGACTTGGGCTCGAACAGCTTTCACATGGTAGTTGCCCGAGTATTCGATCAACACCTGCAATTAGTCAGCAGACACAAACAGAAAGTGAGATTAGGTAATGGATTGGATGAACGTAACTTCCTATCCGAAAGCGCTATCGAGCGAGGCCTAGAATGCCTTAAAGTATTCGCAGAGCGACTAGCAGATTTTGAACTTGATGATGTCAGAGTTGTTGCGACTCATACTCTAAGAAAAGCCAAAAACGCTAAAGACTTCTTAGAACAAGCTAAACCATTGTTCCCTTTTCCAATCGAGATCATTTCCGGTCAAGAAGAAGCTCGAATAATCTATAACGGCGTAGAACACACTCAAACCGCCTCAGAATCTAAATTGGTTATTGATATTGGTGGAGGGAGTACCGAACTCGTCGCAGGACAAGGTTTTACTCCCTTAATTATGCGCAGTTTACCTATGGGATGCGTCAGTTTCACTCAACGTTTCTTTGCTGACGGAGGGCTAACCTCAAAACACTTCTCAGATGCTAATACCGCGGCTACTCGTCTATTGATGCCATTAATTGAAGAATATACAAAAGCCCCTTGGGAAATCGCCTTTGGCTCATCAGGGACGGCTAAATCAATAAAAGAGGTACTCATTGGCTTAGGGTTTACCGATGGCCTCATTACGCCCCAACGCCTGTCCTATTTAAAGAATCACTTATGTGAATTTTCATCATCCAAAACCTTAAATCTTTCAGGTTTAAGTGATGAGAGAAAGCCAGTGTTTGCTGCTGGCGTTACCATTCTTTCAGCAGCCATGGATACGCTAGACATCAAAGAGTTACATGTTTCTGATGGAGCCCTGAGAGAAGGCGTTCTTTATGACATGGAGGATCGATTTAAAGATATAGGTGTTCGAACAAGAACTGCCGAAACGCTCATCTCTCGATACCATGTAGACGTAATTCATGGCAAGAAAGTGAAAGAACTCGCTCTTTCATTGCTGAAACAAATACAACCTCAAGTGACAACGGCGGTCACTAATGAGCTGTATGATCTGCTTAGCTGGGCTGCATTACTTCATGAGGTAGGACAAAGTATTGCATTCCAAGACTATCATCGCCATTCGGCTTATCTACTTAAGCACACGACAATGCCAGGCTTTAATACTGAGCAACAACGTCTTATATCAACATTGGTTCGCTATCAAAGAAAAGCGCTCAAGCTACAAGATTTGCCGGAACTTTCTCTGTTTACCCTGCAACAAATCACCCTGCTGATTCGTGTATTGAGACTCGCTATCTTACTCAACCGTCAGCGAAATCAAGCACAGGCCCCAGACGTATCGCTAACTATAAAACAACAGGATAACTGGGAATTGAAAGGATCTAACA